DNA sequence from the Streptomyces cinnabarinus genome:
GGCCGCCCCCGTGCCGGAGGCCGTCGAGCCGGTCGTGCGCATCACCATCGACCGGCTCGAAGTCCGTGCCGCCGAGGCGAAGCCCGAGGCGCCCGCGCGCCCCGCGCGTCGCCGTCCTCAGCTCGGGCTGGACGAGTATCTGCGGGGGCGGTCATGAGCGACACCTTCGCCGTGGCCGCCGTCACGGACACCCTGCGCTCGATCCTCCAGGGCGCGCTGGGCCGGCAGGTGCCCGGCACCGTGGTGATGGCCCGCCCGCCGGACGAGGTGGCCGCCGAACGGCCCACCGCCGCCCTGAACGTCTACCTGTACCGGACCACGATCGACGGCGCCTGGCGCAGCCTCGACCCGGACGGGACCCGCCCCGGCGAGACCGGGCGCCCGGCGCTGCCGCTCGTCCTGCACTACGTACTCACCCCCTATGTGAGCGGTGACGCCCAGGACTCGACCGCCCACCGCATCCTCGGGGCGGCCATGGCGGCCCTGCACGACCATGCCCAGCTGACGGCCGAGGAGATCAGACGGGCCGCTCCGTTCAGCGATCTGCACCAGCAGCCGGAGGCCGTGCGGATCACTCCGGTGGCCTTCTCCACCGACGACATCTCCAAGCTCTGGACCGCCTTCCAGAGCCAGTACCGGGCATCGGTGGCGTACGAGGCGCGCATCGTGCTCCTCGACAGCTCGGTGCCCGGACGCGCACCCCTGCCCGTGCTCGGGCGCGGCGATCAGGACCGCGGGCCCGAGGCGTCCGCGAGCACCGCCGGGCTGCTGCCAACGCTGGACACCGTCACCGTGGACCTGACCGGGGCCGATCCCGAACTGGTCCTCGGGGGAACCCTGTTGGACAGTGGGGTGCCCACGGTCCGGCTGGCCCATCCGGTGCTCGCCGGGCCGGACGACCTCACCGCCGGGCAGGCCGGCGCCACGGAGGTACGGGCGGCGCTCCCGGCCGATCTCGCGGCGGGCACCTGGACCGCGGCAGTGGTGCTCACCTCGGCCGACGGCGCCCAACGGGCCACACGGGAGGTCCCGTTCGCCATCGTCCCGCGGATCACCGGCACGCTGCCGATCGAGGTGACCCGTGACGCGAGCGGTGCGGCGCTGCTGGAAGTGGAGTGCACGCCACGGGTGCGACCCGGACAGCGGGTGCAACTGATCGTCGGGGACCGGCCGTTGGCGGCCGCCGACGAGTTCGCGAACGTGACGAGCACCCTGCGGTTCCGGTGGGCCGGAGCGCGCCCGGGACGGCATGCGCTGCGGTTGCGGGTGGACGGCGTCGAGAGCCCACTGACCGACGGGGCGGCGGAGCAGCCGCAGTTCGCGACCGACCTGGCGGTGGTGGTGTCATGACGTCCGCGGTGGAACCAGCGGACGGCGACTGGGAGACGTACAACAACGAGTACCTGGCCGCCGCTCTCGCCCGGCTGCGGCGCCTGCTCCAGGAACACATCACGGCCGCCGAGTCGTCGGACCTGACCGGCACGGGGTACGTGGAGTGGGCCGACGACGGTGAGACCCGGCCTCCGGCGCTCGTAGGCCTGAGCCGACTGCTCGGGCTCTCCCCGTTCGAGCGCGACACGCTGCTGCTCTGTGCCGCGCCGGAGTTCGACCCCCGCATGGCCGGGCTCTACGCCGAGGCCCAGGGCGGTCATCTCGCCGGACACCCCACGTTCGCGCTCGCCTTCTCGCTCCTGCCGGATCCGGCCTGGGACGCCCTCTCCCCGTTCGGGGCGCTGCGCTACTGGCGGCTCGTCGACGTCGACCGGTCGGCCGGGCAGCCGCTGGTCAGCAGCCCGCTGCGGGTCGACGAGCGAATCGTCAACCATCTCAAGGGACTTGACCACCTCGACGAGCGGCTGCACGCCCTGGTGACACCGCTCCAGCCGGTCCAGCCGCTGGTCGCCGCCGAGAGCCCGGCGCTGTCCACCCGGCACTCGGCCGTCGCGGAGGTGCTCGGGCACTGGCTCGATCCCCGGCCCACCGGGGACGGCCGTCCGCCGGTGATCCAGCTGCTCGGCACGGACCGGGAGAGCAAGCGGTCGGTGGCCGGGCAGTCCGCGGCGGCCTCGGGTCTGCTGCTGTACGGGATGCCGACCGCCCTGCTCCCCCGCTCCGCCGAGGACCTCGACGCCGTGGCCCGGCTGTGGCACCGCGAGACCCGGCTCTCGCCGCTCGCCCTCTACCTGGAAGCGGACAGCGAGCCGGAGGAGTCGGCCGGGCCGGTCGCCCGGTTCCTCGAACGCAGCGGCGGGCCCTGTTTCGTGGCCACCCGGGAAGCGCGTGCCGACCTCCCCGTCCCGACGGCGCCCGTGGACATCGCGCCGCCGCCCGCCGCCGAACGGGCCACCGCCTGGGGCGAGGTCTTCCCGCCCACCGCGGCGGACCGGCTGGCCGGCCAGTTCACGCTTGACCTCTCCGCGATCCACGAGGTGGCCGTCGCCGCCGGCACCGATCCACGCCTGGCCTGGCACGGCTGTCTGGTCCGCACCCGGCCGCGCCTCGGTGCCCTGGCGCAGCGGCTCGACTCGCGGGTCGGCTGGGACGACCTCGTACTGCCCGAGCACGAGAAGGCGCTGCTGCGGCAGATCGCCGACCAGGTGACCCAGCGGGCCACGGTGCACGACCGGTGGGGCTTCGCGGAGCGGGTCAGCCGCGGTCTGGGGATCACAGCCCTGTTCACCGGTCCCAGTGGCACCGGGAAGACGATGGCCGCCGAAGTCCTCGCCGGGCACCTGGAGCTGGACCTGTACCGGGTCGATCTGTCGGCCGCCGTCAGCAAGTACATCGGCGAGACGGAGAAGAACCTGCGGCGGCTGTTCGACGCCGCCGAGCCGGGTGGGGCCGTGCTCTTCTTCGACGAGGCGGACGCGCTGTTCGGCAAGCGCAGCGAGGTGAAGGACTCGCACGACCGGTACGCCAACATCGAAGTGAGCTATCTGCTCCAGCAGATGGAGGCGTACCGGGGTCTGGCCGTCCTGGCCACCAATCTGCGCCGGGCGCTGGACACGGCGTTCCTGCGGCGGCTGCGGTTCATCGTGCCCTTCGCCTTTCCCGGCACCGCGGAGCGCCGTGAGATGTGGGCCCGTGCCTTCCCGTCGAGCGCGCCCGTGGGCGAGCTGGACCTGGAGCGTCTCGCGACGCTTCCGCTGAGCGGCGGCATGATCCGCAACATCACCCTCAACGCGGCTTTCGCCGCGGCCGCCGCGGGGACGGCCATCGACATGCCGACGCTGCTTCAGGCCGCGCGGGCGGAGCTCCACAAGACCGAGACCCCGGTGCCTGAGCACGACATCGCCTGGCCCGCCCCGGCCGCGACGGTCAGGGGGGCGGTGGGATGAGGATCGAACTGCACATCGGCAGGGTCGTCCTGGAGGGGGTGTCCCCGCGTGACGCGGCGCGCGTCCGGGCGGCCCTGACGGCCGAACTCGGTGAGCTGCTGACCCGGGCGCCGATCACCCCGGCCGCCTCCCACCGCGTCCGCCGTGCCGCGGCCGCTCCCCTCTCCCCGGTGTCCGACCCGGCCGCGCTGGGCCGCGGGATCGCCCAGGCCGTACACGGAAGCCTCCGGCCGTCACAGGGAGGCGGCCGGTGAACGAGAAGT
Encoded proteins:
- a CDS encoding ATP-binding protein, giving the protein MTSAVEPADGDWETYNNEYLAAALARLRRLLQEHITAAESSDLTGTGYVEWADDGETRPPALVGLSRLLGLSPFERDTLLLCAAPEFDPRMAGLYAEAQGGHLAGHPTFALAFSLLPDPAWDALSPFGALRYWRLVDVDRSAGQPLVSSPLRVDERIVNHLKGLDHLDERLHALVTPLQPVQPLVAAESPALSTRHSAVAEVLGHWLDPRPTGDGRPPVIQLLGTDRESKRSVAGQSAAASGLLLYGMPTALLPRSAEDLDAVARLWHRETRLSPLALYLEADSEPEESAGPVARFLERSGGPCFVATREARADLPVPTAPVDIAPPPAAERATAWGEVFPPTAADRLAGQFTLDLSAIHEVAVAAGTDPRLAWHGCLVRTRPRLGALAQRLDSRVGWDDLVLPEHEKALLRQIADQVTQRATVHDRWGFAERVSRGLGITALFTGPSGTGKTMAAEVLAGHLELDLYRVDLSAAVSKYIGETEKNLRRLFDAAEPGGAVLFFDEADALFGKRSEVKDSHDRYANIEVSYLLQQMEAYRGLAVLATNLRRALDTAFLRRLRFIVPFAFPGTAERREMWARAFPSSAPVGELDLERLATLPLSGGMIRNITLNAAFAAAAAGTAIDMPTLLQAARAELHKTETPVPEHDIAWPAPAATVRGAVG
- a CDS encoding DUF4255 domain-containing protein gives rise to the protein MSDTFAVAAVTDTLRSILQGALGRQVPGTVVMARPPDEVAAERPTAALNVYLYRTTIDGAWRSLDPDGTRPGETGRPALPLVLHYVLTPYVSGDAQDSTAHRILGAAMAALHDHAQLTAEEIRRAAPFSDLHQQPEAVRITPVAFSTDDISKLWTAFQSQYRASVAYEARIVLLDSSVPGRAPLPVLGRGDQDRGPEASASTAGLLPTLDTVTVDLTGADPELVLGGTLLDSGVPTVRLAHPVLAGPDDLTAGQAGATEVRAALPADLAAGTWTAAVVLTSADGAQRATREVPFAIVPRITGTLPIEVTRDASGAALLEVECTPRVRPGQRVQLIVGDRPLAAADEFANVTSTLRFRWAGARPGRHALRLRVDGVESPLTDGAAEQPQFATDLAVVVS